From the Candidatus Micrarchaeia archaeon genome, one window contains:
- a CDS encoding zinc-ribbon domain-containing protein, with protein sequence MKKQHIIGGIFILILGIIIYLSTTPSGFFNAYSICQTLKIFEPCSETVNWLGIISIILILFGVLDFVYGIVTSYNITEKQEKIEKTKFVKEIEEKIYIRCPKCGVKNEENTKYCKECGELLHKKEYY encoded by the coding sequence ATGAAAAAACAACATATTATTGGAGGAATTTTTATACTTATATTAGGAATAATTATTTATTTATCTACAACGCCAAGTGGTTTTTTTAATGCATATTCTATTTGTCAAACATTAAAAATTTTTGAACCTTGTTCAGAAACAGTAAATTGGTTGGGTATTATTTCAATAATTTTAATTTTGTTTGGAGTACTTGATTTTGTATATGGGATAGTAACTTCTTATAATATAACTGAAAAACAAGAAAAAATAGAAAAAACAAAATTTGTTAAAGAAATAGAAGAAAAAATTTATATTAGGTGCCCAAAATGTGGAGTAAAGAACGAAGAAAACACAAAATATTGTAAAGAATGCGGAGAACTACTACATAAAAAAGAATATTATTAA